A stretch of the Pedobacter sp. MC2016-14 genome encodes the following:
- a CDS encoding alpha-galactosidase: MKVQIHLPFFSACNLKSVRFWFFAAVLLQNAVAHEASAQLVTIPVETQHNALILQAGAKKDLKIIYFGKKLANQKEYELIPSGSKQIEDGTELLNSAYTPAGSRNLFEPAISVTHADGNNSLDLRYVKHDFQSISDGVSLLTILLKDPVYNFEVTLFYKSYFKEDVMEQWAVIRHQEKGDVVLQKYASANLHLKAGSYWLKQYHGDWAKEMQPEETKITHGIKTLDSKLGTRANLFQPSVFMVSLDKPATEDEGTILYGAVEWSGNFRVDLEVDQQDNLRILAGMNNYASAYTLKANQDFVTPAFLYTLSSQGKGLASRNLQQWARNYKLLDGKGTRLTLLNNWEATYFDFNEDKLAGLLKDTRKLGVDLFLLDDGWFANKYPRNDDHAGLGDWQENKQKLPNGISSLVKEAQGNRVKFGIWLEPEMVNPKSELYEKHPDWILKQPQRAEHYFRNQLVLDLSNPKVQDFVYQIVDGLFTKNPDLAYIKWDCNAVVYNIYSAHLKNQNHSYIEYVRGLYKVLEKIRAKYPLVPMMLCSGGGGRVDYAALKYFTEFWPSDNTDPIERIFMQWEYSYFYPAISSANHVTDWGKQPIKFRTDVAMMGKLGFDIVVSKLSATDLEFCQQAIKTYNEVKPIIWQGSQYRLSDPRENSVASMFYINPEQSAGIIFNYLVNNRYDEGSKLPIRLKGLDAAKKYRLKEINLYPGTNPGIDEGKTYSGDYLMKIGFNPVVNASRASVVLKLEAL, from the coding sequence ATGAAAGTTCAAATTCATTTACCATTCTTTTCTGCGTGTAATTTAAAATCTGTTAGATTTTGGTTTTTTGCAGCCGTTCTCTTACAAAATGCAGTTGCTCATGAAGCATCCGCACAACTGGTTACTATACCTGTCGAAACCCAGCATAATGCACTTATTTTACAGGCAGGTGCAAAGAAGGATCTTAAAATTATCTATTTCGGTAAAAAACTGGCCAATCAAAAAGAGTATGAATTGATCCCTTCCGGCAGCAAACAAATAGAAGACGGTACTGAATTGCTCAACTCTGCTTATACGCCGGCAGGCTCAAGAAATCTTTTTGAACCAGCAATTTCTGTTACTCATGCAGATGGTAACAATTCTCTTGATCTTCGTTATGTAAAACATGATTTCCAATCAATAAGTGATGGTGTTTCCTTACTTACCATTTTGCTTAAAGATCCGGTTTACAATTTTGAAGTAACGCTGTTTTACAAATCTTACTTTAAAGAAGATGTTATGGAACAATGGGCGGTAATCCGTCATCAGGAAAAAGGGGATGTAGTTCTTCAAAAATATGCTTCCGCAAATCTGCATTTAAAAGCAGGTAGCTATTGGTTAAAACAGTACCATGGAGATTGGGCGAAGGAAATGCAGCCAGAAGAGACAAAGATTACACACGGCATAAAAACATTAGACTCTAAATTAGGAACCCGGGCTAACCTATTCCAGCCTTCAGTTTTTATGGTTTCATTAGACAAACCAGCAACTGAAGATGAAGGCACAATACTCTATGGAGCGGTAGAATGGAGTGGTAATTTCAGGGTAGACCTTGAGGTAGATCAGCAAGATAACCTGAGGATTCTTGCAGGAATGAACAATTATGCTTCAGCCTATACTTTAAAAGCAAATCAGGATTTCGTAACCCCGGCATTTTTATATACGTTATCCAGTCAAGGCAAAGGTCTGGCCAGTCGTAATCTGCAGCAGTGGGCACGTAATTACAAATTGCTGGACGGAAAAGGAACCAGACTAACCCTTTTAAATAACTGGGAAGCCACTTATTTTGATTTTAACGAGGATAAACTGGCAGGATTGCTAAAAGACACCAGGAAACTAGGCGTTGACCTGTTCCTTCTTGATGATGGATGGTTTGCCAACAAGTATCCGCGAAATGATGATCATGCAGGTTTAGGAGATTGGCAAGAGAATAAGCAGAAGCTGCCCAATGGCATCTCCTCATTGGTAAAAGAAGCACAAGGTAACCGCGTAAAATTCGGCATTTGGTTAGAGCCCGAAATGGTAAATCCAAAAAGTGAATTGTACGAAAAGCATCCAGATTGGATTTTAAAGCAACCCCAACGGGCAGAGCATTATTTCAGGAATCAATTGGTGCTGGATCTTAGTAATCCAAAAGTGCAGGATTTTGTCTATCAAATTGTTGATGGTCTTTTTACCAAAAATCCAGATTTGGCATATATCAAATGGGATTGTAATGCTGTGGTCTATAATATATATAGTGCGCATTTAAAAAATCAAAATCATAGCTATATTGAATATGTAAGAGGGCTTTATAAAGTGCTCGAAAAAATACGTGCTAAGTATCCGCTGGTGCCAATGATGCTGTGTTCTGGTGGTGGTGGGCGTGTAGACTACGCAGCCTTAAAATACTTTACTGAATTTTGGCCAAGTGATAATACAGACCCAATAGAACGTATTTTTATGCAATGGGAGTATTCTTATTTCTATCCCGCAATTAGCAGTGCTAACCACGTTACCGACTGGGGTAAGCAGCCCATAAAATTCCGTACAGATGTAGCCATGATGGGGAAACTTGGATTTGACATCGTGGTGAGTAAACTAAGCGCTACCGATCTTGAATTTTGTCAGCAAGCCATTAAAACGTATAATGAAGTTAAACCTATTATTTGGCAAGGTTCACAATACCGGCTTTCCGACCCCCGCGAAAACAGTGTTGCGTCAATGTTTTACATCAATCCAGAACAGTCTGCGGGCATCATTTTCAATTACCTTGTAAATAACCGGTACGATGAGGGTAGTAAACTGCCCATTCGGTTAAAAGGATTAGACGCCGCTAAAAAGTACAGGTTAAAGGAAATTAATCTTTATCCAGGTACAAACCCAGGTATTGATGAAGGTAAGACCTATAGCGGAGATTACCTCATGAAAATTGGGTTTAACCCTGTGGTAAATGCCTCAAGGGCGAGTGTTGTTTTGAAGCTCGAGGCACTATAG